TACAAACCTCATTCAGAATGGCCGTCTGTAGTGAAGGATCATTCAATGCGCATTTTCCCTTACAGGTCACTTTCAATCTCACAATTTGTTTTCTCTtgtcatctaaaaaaaaatactgtacatgtagtTATGCTCAACATGGAAGATACATCAATGAAGGAAAGATATTTTAGTTGTTTATGATGTCTGTTGTAAGAGTGATCTACAAACCATTTGAATCATTTAATTCTGTTAACTGGAGAAACTCACCTCCATAGCAGATAAAAGGCTTCTTTACATCACAGCTGTATTGAGACCATCTGCCAGAGTTGCTTCTTGACATACCAGCACAGTTACTAGATCCTGTCATCAATGGTTGATCTGCTGCCCAGTTTCTGAACCTCAGATCCCACTGATCAGACCATTCCCAAGAGTCCAGATACAGACCAAACCAGATGTACCATCCAGATAAAACTTTCATGATTACCTGGTCATTTTCCTCTGAGCTGTGGATGGTGGCCAGGTCTGTGTGATACTGTCTGCAGTAGCTCCGAGCATCTGTCCAGATTTTAGCACTTTGTACTAAAATATATCCATCATTTTCTATTGAGGGACACAAAGAAGGTATCTGTTCTCAGCTCTTCTTTCTCAGTTAAATGgcacaataatacattttgaatacatttttggcacaaaagaacAGGGAACTCACTATAGCACACAAAATATCGCTTATAGCTACATTCAATATCATGCCAAACTCCAGACAAAATAGCTACACAATCTCCATCCGCATTTGGCT
This portion of the Onychostoma macrolepis isolate SWU-2019 chromosome 02, ASM1243209v1, whole genome shotgun sequence genome encodes:
- the LOC131529964 gene encoding C-type mannose receptor 2-like; the encoded protein is MSWPEAQSYCRERFTDLATVDSMDDVNRLLNVVDAGYSGSVWIGLKRGTHKQWSWSNGENTTSQYYNWASGQPNADGDCVAILSGVWHDIECSYKRYFVCYKNDGYILVQSAKIWTDARSYCRQYHTDLATIHSSEENDQVIMKVLSGWYIWFGLYLDSWEWSDQWDLRFRNWAADQPLMTGSSNCAGMSRSNSGRWSQYSCDVKKPFICYGDDKRKQIVRLKVTCKGKCALNDPSLQTAILNEISEKLKNMRLESDSKISWRKGEDGEVFHQESNHMVNLDNKCNRHL